CACCGCGCGCCATCCGTTCGTGGACGTGGAGACGCCCGAGGGCGAGCTGGCCGTCATCCACCATCCGCCGGTGTCGCCGCACGTGCTCAACCCGAGGGTGCCGTGGGCGTTGAGCGAGCTGTGCTCGCGGCTGTTGTCCAAGCAGCCCTGGCGGCGCGGCACCGCGGGCACCTGGTGCTCGGTGCTGGAGGCGGAGCTCGTGTCGGCGGACGGCGCGTGGGACGCGCCGCTGTTCCCCGACGTGGCGGAGGTGCCCGAAGACGGACAGGGAGTCCGGCCTCCATCGAGGGGCCGGCGCGGGGCGGCCAGCTCCGGTGGCCTGCCCGCGTATCAGCCGACGTCCGCCGCCGAGCCAGCAGCGCCCCAGCTCGTCGTCCGGGCACGGCCCGCGGCGAGGACGGCGCACGGGCGAGGATTTCCGCGCGTCATGCTCGCGGTGGGCATGGGCGCGTGTCTGGTGGGCGGCGCGTGCTGGGCCCGGCGCGCGCAGCCGTCGGAGTTCCCGGCGGCGCCGGACAGCCGCGCCCCACAGGCTCCGCGCGCGCGGTGACACGCACCCGGTGGGCCCTCCATGCGTGCGTGCCCGCATCGCACCTCGCGCGCCCACCCGCGCCGCCGCTCTCTGACATCCGCGCAAGCTTCCACCGCCCAACGGTGGTGCCGACGCGGGGGCGCGCCGCCGTCGACTACCCACCTGGAAGGGCTTTGGCCCCCGCGTCAGACGACATCGGCTCCTTGCCCGGGCCGTCCCGGCGGTGTTGACTGGGAGCGTCCACCCCGTCCCCGCGCTCTTCGTGGGCTGGACACCTGACGCTGGGATTGCGACGTGATGACGCTACGAGCCAGGGTGCTGTTGATGTCGGCGGTGGCGCAGCGGCGAGGCACGCTGCGACGCGCCTTCCTGGCCCGTCAGGGGATGCCGTCCGGCCCGGAAGCTTCCACCACGACGAGCGCGCGCGAGGCCTCGGAGGCGGGACGACGTCTGGAGGAGACGGTGCGCGAGCGCACCGCGGAGCTCGAGGCCGCCAACGCCAAGCTGTCGCGCAGCCTGGAGCAGCTCCACGCCACCCAGGCCCAGCTGCTCTTCGCCGACCGGCTCATCGCCCTGGGCCGCATCGCCGCGGGCGTGGGCCACGAAATCAACAACCCCCTCGCCTTCATCCTCAGCAACCTGGAGTACATCCACCAGGAGCTCCAGCAGAAGGAGCAGCTGCCCGAGCGGGAGCGCCAGGAGGTGCTCGAGGCGCTCGCGGAGACGCGCGACGGCGCCGAGCGCATCCGCCTCATCGTGCGGGACCTGCAGACGCTCTCGCGCTCCGAGGACGTGGGCAGCGGCCCGTCGGACGTGGGCGCGGTGGTGCGCACCGCGGCCAAGATGGCCATGCACGAGCTGCGGCACCGCGCGCGCCTGGTCGTCGAGTGCGACGGCGTGCCCCCGGTGCAGGGCAACGGCGCGCGGCTGGGTCAGGTGTTCCTGAACCTGCTGCTCAACGCGGCGCAGGCCATCGTCCCTGGCCAGGTGGAGCTCAACGAGGTGCGCGTCGTCGCGAGCGAGGCCATGCCCGGCCGCGTCGTCGCGGTGGAGGTGCGCGACACCGGCTGCGGCATCTCCCCCGAGCACCGCGAGCGCATCTTCGACCCCTTCTTCACCACCAAGCCCCTGGGCGTGGGCACCGGCCTGGGGCTCGCCGTCTGCCACGGCATCGTCACCTCGCTGGGCGGCACCCTCACGCTGGAGAGCGCGCCCGGCCGGGGCAGCATCTTCCGCGTCACCCTGCCCGTGGCCGGCGCCTTCGCCCAGCCCCCACGTCAACTGGACGCGGCGCTCTGACCACCTGGCTGTCGTAGGGCGTCATGCCCTCCATCGGCGGCGCGTACAGGTGCAGCGACACCGCGCCCCGACGCGACGAGTTGTGCACGCGGTGGATGGTGTCGGACTGTTCGATCATCAAGTCGCCCTCGTGGGCGCGCTCGACGACGGCCGGCAGCAGCCGGTCTCCGGCCCAGTCGTAACGCGTCTCGTCCAGGCTCCCTTGCACGAGCAGCGACACGCCGGCGCTCCCTCCATGGTCATGCACGAGCGAGCCCTGCCCCGGCATCCAGCACACGAGCAAGAGCTCACACGCGTCCGTCTTCGCCAGCGTCGTGCGCACGTAGCGCTCGTCGTCGAACCGGACGAGCGAGCCCAAGAGCCCCCAGTCGGGGCGGCTGTCGCGAAGCCGCTCCACCAGCCACGTCAGCGACGGGACGGCGTCTGGGCCCTCTGGCAGTGACCAGCCGAGCAGGCTCTTCATGTCCGGGACCTCACGGTCCCAATCTCCTGAGGTGGAGCGCTCTCGCATGGGTCCTCCCGGGATGTGCGTGGGAGTGTGGACACGCCCTCGGACCCTGACCAGGGGTTGCCATCCGATTGTCCACACCGCCAGCGTGGATGCCGTCACGCGCAGGCGGACATAGGATTGCGGCGTGCAAGGACACAGCAGCCCATGGGATGTGGCCATCGTCGGGGGCGGGGCCAGCGGAACACTGTTGGCCATCCACCTCCTGAAGCAGGCACGCGCGCCACTGCGGGTGCTGCTGTTGGAGCGTGGGCGGAGCGTGGGCCAGGGGCTCGCCTACTCGACCCGCAGCCAGCGTCACCTGCTCAACGTCCCCGCCGCGCGCATGGGCGCCTTCATGGAGGACCCGGAGCACTTCCTGCGCGCCGTGCGGCGACAGGCGCCCGACACGGCGCCCGGAGACTTCGTCCCCCGGCAGCGCTACGGCCAGTACCTGGCGGAGGTGCTGGAGGAGACCCGCGCGCGCGCGGCCGCCGGGGTGCGGCTGGAGACGCGGTCCGCGCAGGTGGTCTCGGTGCGCGAGCACGGCGGCCTGGCGACGCTGACGACCGATGACGGCGCGGAGCACGTCGCGCGCAGGGCGGTGCTGGCGCTGGGCAACGCGAGCCCCGCGGACCTCCGGGTGGAGGACGGCGGGCTGTACGCGAGCCCCCACTACCACCGGTCTCCCTGGGTCCACGACGCGCTCGGCGGCATCGGCGCGGGTGACGCGGTGCTGCTCATCGGCACGGGGCTCACCATGGTGGACGCGGTGCTGTCACTGGAGGAGCAGGGCCACACCGGCCCCCTGTACGCGCTGTCGAGGCACGGGCTGCTGCCCCACCGGCACGTGCGCGCCTCCTCGGGGACGTACGACTCGCCCGGCATCCGCGACGTGCTGCGCGCGCTGCGGCGCGAGGGCTTGAGGCCCCAGGACGACTCCACGGCGCACCCCATCCCCGTGCGCGTGCGCGCGCTGCTCCGGGTGCTGCGGCGCGAGGTGCGCCGGGCCACGGACGCGGGCGCGAGCTGGCGCGCGGTGGTGGACGCGCTCCGGCCGGTGACGGTGCCCCTGTGGCAGCGGCTGTCGGACGTGGAGCGGCGGCGCTTCCTGCGCCACCTGCGCTCCTACTGGGATGTCCACCGCCACCGGATGGCGCCCGGCGTCGCCGACGGGCTCGAGCAGCTGATGACCCAGGGGCGGCTGACGGTGCGCGCGGCCCGGGTGCGCGGCTTCCGGCTGGACGACTCCGGCACGGTCCACGCGCGAATCCTCCCCCGGGGCGAGGGCCGCGAGGAGCACCTCCAGGTCCGCCACGTGGTGAACTGCACCGGCCCCGAGGGCACCCTCACCCGCCACGGCCACCCGCTGCTCAAGCGCCTCGCGGACGAGGGGCGGCTGCGCCCGGACGCGCTGGGCCTGGGCCTGGACACCGACAGCCACGGCGCCCTGCTGGACTCGAACGGGCACGCCGGAGGGCTGCTCTACACCCTGGGGCCCCTGCGCCGGGGCGCGCTGTGGGAAACCACCGCCGTGCCGGAGATTCGTGCCCAGGCCCGCGGGCTCGCGGACCACCTGCTGGGCCGACTGAGTCATGGCCTCCTGCCCCCCCGCCGCAGCGCCGGCTGACCCGCTGGCCGGACCCAGGCCCCCTGTCCTGGACGGCGAGTGAAGTCACGGAAGGATGACGCGGCGAGTCCCCCGCGCGGGGGTTTCATGCGAGGCTCCGCCCGCCGGACTCCCCCTCATGGCCCTCCACCGTCCCCTCTACACCCTCGCTGGCGGCGCACTCGCCGTCCTCCTCGCCTGCGGGGGCGGGCTGGCGTACGTGAAGCTGCGCACGGGCCCCCTGGAGGAGCGGCTGGTGCGGGAGGTGGGGGAGCTGTCGCGCACGAGCTACGCGCGTCCCTCGCACGTGAGTCCGTCGGTGCCGGGCTGCTTCGCGCGCCACCTGGAGCCACTGCTCGAACCCGTGCTGCAGCTGTATCAGGAGCAACAGAAGTCACAGGGAAACTCGGCGCGGTGCCAGCCGTGCCGGGACGTGGCGGACGGGAAGCTGCCCACGTCCGCGCTGACGCAGGGCTGTGAGCAGGCGTTGGAGCGGGCCCGGCCGTTGCTCGCGAGCGTGCTGCTGGCGACGCACGCGGAGGTGGGCGGACTGCCCGAGCGCCTGGGAGCGCTGGCGCCCCTCACCCCCGCCCGCGCCAACGGCCGCTTCGCGCTGATGTACGTGGTGCATCTGGCCGCATTGGAGACCCGGGTGCGGCTGTCCCAGGGACAGGCCTCGGCGGCGCTGGATGTCTGCCTGGACGGGCTGGCGCTCAGTCGGGAACTGGAGCTGGGTGGAGGCATGGAGGGGCAGCTGCTCTCCGCCACGGGCCACGGCGTGCTCTATCACCCGTGCGCGGACGCGCTGGACGCCGCGCCGCTGGAGCGCAAGCGGTTGGCGATTTCCCAGCTGGCGCGCCTGGCGGATGGCTACGCGCCCTTCTCCGTCACGCTGCGACAGGAGTCGGTGCTGTTGCAGCTGGTCCACTTCCGGCCGCTGCTCTCCGCGCAGACGCTGGAGCGGCTGCCGCCGGGGAGTCAGGACATCGCCCCGCCGGAGCTGCTGGGGCTCGGGACTCCGGATGACAACGCGCTGACGGCCCGGCGCGCGTGGTGGCAGTTGGTGGAGGGCTTCGACGCGCTGACGGCCGCCGCGGACCTGCCCACGGGGGCGCGCAGGCGCGCGTTCGCGCTGCTGGAGCTGGGCACGCTCAGCCTCCATGGCCCGGACGTCGTCACCTATGGCGAGTACGCGGAGCGATTGGATTTGCGCCGGCTGCAGCACGACGCGCTCGTCACCCTGGCGGAGGTGGACCTGGCGCGCGCCGAGCGAGGCCACTGGCCGGACTCGCCGCCCCGCCACAAGGACTCCTCCTTCGTGCTGGAGCCGTTGGGCCCCACCGAGGCCCGGCTGCGTCCCTGCTCGCGCGCGTATTCGGCGCAGGGCCTGCGCGTGACGGCGGACCTCGCGCGACAACCAGGGCCCTGACGCACGGCGTCCATCCCAGCCTCCCAGGACTGCAGGCGAGCAGACCCCGGTCAGCGACCTGTCCGGTGGGTGTGCCAGGGCTACCTTGCTTGAGGACGCCGAGCCAGAGCCCTGGAGGGGGAGATGAGTCCACCACACGTACGTCGCGCGGCGTCAGGCGCGCACGGGCCCCGACGCGCGGAGCTGGCGCGATGAGGGCGGGCCGCTTCGTCGCGGACCTCGACTCGTCGGCCGCGCTGCTGCGGGCGCTCGCGGCCTTCCTGCACGGCCGGGACGCCCCCGCGCTGGGCGCCCACCGCCACACCCATCCGCTGTTCGAAGCGCTCGTGCCCGCCGTCAACCGCCTGTCGGTGCCGCTGCGCGAGAGCGCGTGGGTGCGCGGCGCGCTGGCGGAGGCGCTGACGCCGAAGGCCCTCGCACGCTTCGACGCGGAGTCCCTCGCGCGCTGGGTGGTGAGCCGCTACCCGCGACGCCGCTACCCGGCGGCGGTGGTCGGCGCCACCAACGGCGCGCTCGTCCACCTGTGCGCGGCGCTGGGAATCCCCTGGCTGCCGCAGACGCATCTGCTGTCCGTGCGCCATGACGGACAGGTGCCCGTGGACGAGCCGATGAAGACGCTCGGCTTCGCGCGAGAGCCCGCACGCCGACTGCTCGAGTCCCATCCGGACCTGCAGCTCCACCACACCCACGACGCCAACCACGACCGGCTCCTCCTGCAGGGGCTGACACACTTCCGGGTGAAGCGACGCGGACTGAGCCCCGCGTACCTCCGCTTCCTGGAGCAGTCCCTGGAGCCCGGCGCCACCCTCTTCGTGTCCGAGTGCGAGCTGCGCTGGCCCACGCTCCAACAGGGCGAGCGGCACGTCTTCCAGCAAGGCTCGCTCGGCGGCGCGAGCCCGGACGAGTACTACCTGGGCGGCCCCCGCGTGGAGGCGTACCTGCGCAAACAAGGCGCGTCCTTGACGCGCTGGCCGTCGCCACCGCCAGACAGCGACAGCCCCGAGGCGGAGTGGGGCTTCGAGCCCGCCCTGCGCGACGACTTGCTGCGCCTCGCGCGCAAGCAGCGCTGGCGACTCAAGCGCATCGTCTACCCGGAGCCGGAAGCGCTCAGCCCGCTGGTGGCGGACCTGTATCGGCACTGGTACCGCGAGCGGCGGGTGCCCTCGGGCAAGCTGCTGGCGGAGTGCTCCATCCTGCTGGAGCCCTGGTGGACGCTGCGCACCGGCGCCGTGCCGTTCTGGATGGTGCTCAACACACGGCCTTCCGCGCGCGCGCTCGAGCGCTACCTGGACCGCTCCGCGCCGTGGGACGCGATGTACCTGACGCTCTGCTCGCGCGGCGTGGAGTCCATCGGACTGGCGACGATGGAGCACTGGCGCGAGCTGTTGTCGCGAGGCCGCACCCAGGGCCAGCTCCTCGGCGTGGACGAGCGCGAGTACCCGCGCGACTTCGCATCCTTCGTGCGCTACCACCCGGCGATGCGGAGCGCGTTCTCCGCGCATCACTCCACCCGTGAGCGACTGCGGCCCGAGCGACTGGACGCGTTCCTTGGCCAGCACGGCGAGCGCTACGCGGTGCAATGGCTGGAGGCGGACGTGCGCCCGCGCCACCAGAGCGCGGGCGCGACCGCCTCCTGGTTCCAGTGAAGACGACTCAGGCGGCCGACACCGCCACCTCGCCGAGTCCCTCGACGACGAGCTTCACCCGGTCTCCGGGCTGGAACATGTGGGCGACCGTCGCCGCGCCCGCCAGGACGATGCTCCCCGCGGGCAGCACCTGTCCGCGCTTCGCGAGCAGCTCGCACAGCTGCACCAGCGACAGCACGGGGTCGCCGGAGATGGCGTCCGAGCGGGCCGAGTGCGCCAGCGCGTCGTTCACGAACATCTTCATCTCCAGCCGCGTCAAATCCATCGCGCGCGGCGGGTGCTCCTGGGTCCCCAGGACGAAGAGCGACGACGACGCGTTGTCCGCCACCACGTCCGGCAGGGAGAAGTACTTGAAGTCGCGGTAGCGCGAGTCGAGGATCTCCATCGCCACGAACACGGACTCACACGCATCCAGCGCCTCGTCGCGCGTCACGGTGCCCTTGAGCTCGCGCGCGGTGCGGAAGGCGATCTCCGGCTCGATTTTCGGGTGGATGCCCTGGGCGAGCGACACCACGCCCTCCGCCAGCACGCGCATCTTGTCCGTGAGGACGCCGTACACGGGCGAGTCCAGGTTCATCTGCCGGCGCTTGGCCTCGGACGTCAGGCCCATCTTCAGGCCCACCAGTCGCTCACCCGCCGCGAGCCGCAGCTTCAGGCCCTCCTCCTGGATGGCGTACGCGTCCGGCACGGACAGCGTGGGCAGCTCGTTGGTGAGGGGCGGCACCTCCCGCCGCTCCAGCCTCGCGTCGTCCAGTCGTCGGGCCAGCTCCGCGGGGTTCACAGTCCCAGTCATCGCATCCCTCTCCGAGTCTCCGGCGCGAACGGAAAGGGGGCGCCGGGGGGCGCGCAGCAGAGCAGCTTTCGCGGTGTCGGGCGAGGGTTGCTCGCATCCGCCATCACCGGGGTATAAGCCCGAGGACCCGGGAAGGGGGGTGGCTTCCGGGCTGGCATCGAGCGGTCGCCATGCGGCATCACCCCGACGAGACCTCCCGGCCGGGGCGGGCTCCACCGAAGCAAGGACTCGACTTCATGCGATACTCTTGGCTCTTCGCGGCAGTGCTGCTTCCCTCCTCCATCGCGCTGGCGGATGACCGCGGCCGACACACCCACGACGGCTTCTACCTGCGCGGTCAGCTGGGCCTGGGCTACACGAACTCGGCCGCCGTGGGTCAGGGCGTGGACCTGGCCCTCAAGGGCGGCGCGGGCACGCTCAACCTGGAGCTGGGCTTCGCGCCCATCAACAACTTCATCATCTACGGCAAGCTGTTCGGCACCTCCACGCCCAACCCGGACATCGAGGTGGATGGCACCACCATCGAGGGGGACGAGGACGACGACGTGGCCAGCAACTACGCGGCCCTCGGCGTGGGGCTCGCGTACTACTTCATGCCCGCCAACTTCTACCTGTCCGGCGCGGTGGTGGCCAACCAGCTCAGCGCCTCGTACGGCGGTGAGACGGAGGCGCAGACGGACACCGGCGTGGGCCTGCACGTGGGCCTGGGCAAGGAGTGGTGGGTGAGCGAGAACTGGGGCGTGGGCATCGGCGCGGAGCTGGCGCTGGGCCGCATCCGCAGCGGCGGCAACGACGACTGGAACGTCACCCACTTCTCGCTGATGTTCACCGCGACCTACAACTGAAGCGGGGTCGCGCGCCGGGCCGTGACGCCTCCTCGAACCGAGGGGCTCACGGCCCGAGCCGCATGAGGCGCTCAGCCCTGCTGGTTGAGCCCGGCGACCATGGCGCGCACGGCGGCGCGCGGGCTCAGGCGCACCATGAAGGCCGCGAAGCCGTTGAGCACGCCGTGGATGGCCAGCACGCTGCCGCGCATCATCTGCGCATACGCGTGCTCCACCACGTCCGGGGCCTTGGCCACGCCGGTGCGCTGGAACAGGCGGGTCTTGTCGTTGCCCGCGCGCTGGGCGAACTCGGTGTGCGTCGCGCCGGGGCAGTGGCACGTCACCGTCACGCCCGTGCCCTTCAGCTCGTACGAGAGCGCCTCCGACAGCGACACGACGAAGGCCTTGGTCGCGTAGTACGTGGCCATGTAGGGCCCGGGCTGGAAGCCGGCGGTGGAGGCCACGTTGAGGATGCGGCCGCGGCCGCGCTCGCGCATGGGCCGGGCGAACAGGTGCGTGAGCTTCAGCAGCGCGGTGCAGTTCACCTCCACCATCTCCCCCTCGCGCTTCACGTCCTGGTCCAGGAAGGGGCCCGCGGAGCCGAAGCCCGCGTTGTTGACCAGGAAGTCCACCGCGAGGCCGCGCTCGGACACCTGCGCGAAGAGCTGCTCGGGCGCCTCCGGCCGCGTCAAATCCGCGGGCAGCACGTGGGCCGTCACCCCGTGCTCCTTCTGGAGCGTCGCGGCGAGCGCCTCCAGGCGCTCGGCACTGCGGGCGACCAGGATGACGTCGTGTCCGTCCCGAGCGAAGCGCCGCGCGAACTGCTCACCCAACCCCGCCGATGCTCCGGTGATGAGGGCCACCTTGCGTGACATGTTGTTTCCTCCCGAGGCGTTTATAGCCGAGCGGGAGCGGGACGCACGTCAGGTGCTTTCGCGTCGGGGCAGGGTCACCTCGAAGTGGCTGCCCTGCTCCGGCTCGCTCGACACCTGGATGGTGCCGCCGTGGGCCTCGACGATTTGCCGGGTGACGTAGAGCCCCAGCCCGAGTCCACCGTAGTGGCGCTCGCTGACGGCGCGGCCGAAGCGCTCGAAGATGTGGGACTGGTACTCACGCGCGATGCCGATGCCGGCGTCCTCCACGCGCACCACCACGTCGTCCCCCGCGTCGCGCAGCGCCAGGCGCACCGGCTGACCCGCGCCGTACTTCAGCGCGTTGGCGAGCAGGTGCGTCAACACCTGCTCCAGCCGGAGGCGGTCCCAACGCCCCGTCACGTCCCCCCGCGTGGTGAGCGACACCTCGCTACCGGCTTGACTCGCGGCGAGCGACAGGCGCGCCATCACCTCGCGCGCCAGCACCTCCAGGTCCACGTCCTCACGGTGCAGCGACAGCCGCCCGCTGGACATGCGCGACACTTCGAGCAGCCCGTGCACCAGCCCCGACAGCTTGTCCACCTGGCGCTGCACCACGTCCAGCTGCGAGAGCACCATCGACGTGGGCAGGTAGGGCTTGTCCTTGCGCGTCTGCTGCCGCAGCCACTGCAGGCGCAGTTGCAGGGGCGTGAGCGGCGTCTTGAGTTCGTGGCTGGCCACGGCGAGGAACTCGTCGCGCAGCAGCACCGAGCGGCGCGCCTCGCGGTAGAGCCGGGCGTTGTCCAGGAACAGCGCCGCGCGGCGGGCCAGGTCCTGCGCCGTGTCCAGGTCCGCCCGGCTGTAGTGACGCGAGGGGCGCACCGCGAGGAACGTGAGCGCGCCCAACGAGCGACCCCGCGCGACGAGCGGCACGGACATGATTCCGTGGAAGCCCACCTCGCGCATGGTCTGGTAGTGCGCGTCGCTCACCGCCACCCGATGCAGCCACGCGTCGTCGATGTCGTCGACGAGCAGGGACTCGGCGTGACGGGCCACGCGCGTGGTGGGGTGGGCGCTGCCCTCGGGTCCCGGCGGGAACTCGCGCACGCGCAAGGCGAGCGGCGCATCGAGCGCGTCGGCGTGCGCCACGGACGTGCGCTGCACGGTGCCCGCCTCGTCGATGATGTCGACGAAGCACCAGTCGGCCATGACGGGCACGCTGAGCCGGGCCAGCGTGTCGAGCGTCACCTTGGGGTCGAGCGACGACGAGGCCAGCAGGCGGCTGGCGTCGGAGAGGAAGGCCGCGCGATGCTCGGCGTCCTCGGCCTCCGTGCGCGCCTGTTGTTCCTCGAGCAGCAGGCGGGCGGACTCCAGCGCCAGGCCCGCGAGGCGGGCGAGGCGGGACAGGGCGACCTCGTCCTCCTGGGTGAAGTCCCCCACCTCCCGGTCGAAGAGGTAGAGCACGCCCGCCTCCGAGGGCAGCGTCACGGCCAGTCGGCCCCGGGGCTCCGCGGCGCGCGTGGTGGCGCGGCGCTCCCGCCGGGCGCGACCTGGACCACCCCTGGAGGGCACGGCATACCCGCCCCAGACCTCATAGGCGCGCGAGAGCGAGGTGACGCTCGCCCCTCGCGTCCTGCCGGGAGCAGGCGTCAGCACCACGGTCGCCTGGTGCGCGCGCGTCAGCCGGCGGGCGACCTCCACGAGCACCGTGAGCGCCTCCTCGACGGTGGCCGCCGAGAGGAGCTGTCGTGAGTCCGCATCCGCCGCCGCGCGCGCCTCTCCCTCGGACATCGGCGCGACAGGTTCCATGGGCATCTCTGACTCCCTTTACACACAACCCGGTCCGGCCCCTCGCGCCTCCAGTCCCCCGTATTCCCCCACCGCTCGCCCACCCTCCAGGCAGCCGGAGTCGTCACGCGTTTGACGCGAGAGGACGACGGCGCGAGGCGCGCTTTCCGTGATGCTGGTGACGGCTGGCTCGGTTGCGTACATTGCGCCCCGTTCGACCCGGGCCCCCTCGCTCCCCCTGTCTCCCGGCACCCGAGGGACCAGGCGCTCGCGGGAGGCCGCCGGGGACGACACGCGCACGGAGGGTTCGGACATGCAGAAGGTGCTCAACTACATCGGCGGAGAGCTCATCCCCGCGCGCGGCGGCCAGTGGCTGGACAAGCCCGAGCCCGCGACGGGCAAGAACTACGCGCAAGTGCCGGACTCGGATGCCACCGACCTCCAGCACGCGGTGGAGGCCGCCCAGCGCGCCTTCCCGGCCTGGGCCGCCACGCCCGCCGCGGAGCGCTCGCGCCTCTTGCGCAAGGTGGCGGACACGATTCGCGAGCGGCTGGATGCGTTCGCCCGCGCGGAGTCCATCGACTCGGGCAAGCCGCTGTCGGTGGCGTCCAGCGTGGACATCCCGCGCAGCATCCTCAACTTCGAGTTCTTCGCGGACGCGGTGACGCAGTTCTCCAGCGAGGCGCACGCCACCGACGGCGTCGCGCTCAACTACACGCTGCGCTCGCCGCTGGGCGTGGTGGGCTGCATCTCGCCGTGGAACCTGCCGCTGTACCTGCTGACGTGGAAGCTCGCGCCCGCGCTGGCCATCGGCAACTGCGTGGTGGCCAAGCCCTCCGAAGTCACCCCGATGACGGCGTTCCTCTTGTCGCAGGTGTGCCGCGACGTGGGCCTGCCGCCCGGCGTGCTCAACATCGTCCACGGCCTGGGCCCCAAGGTGGGCGCGGCCATGAGCGAGCACGCGGACATCCCGGCCATCTCGTTCACCGGCAGCACCCGCGTGGGCGCGGAGATTGCCCGCGTGGCGGCGCCGTCGTTCAAGAAGCTGTCCCTGGAGATGGGCGGGAAGAACCCCAACGTCATCTTCGAGGACTGCGACTTCGAGGAGGCGCTGGCGACGACGGTGCGCTCGTCGTTCTCCAACCAGGGACAGATTTGCCTCTGCGGCCCGCGCATCTTCGTGCAGCGCCCCATCTACGAGCGCTTCCGCGACGCGCTGGTGGCGCGCACGCAGGCGCTCAAGGTGGGCGACCCGCTGGAGGCTGGCACCGAGCAGGGCGCGCTGGTGTCCCAGCAGCACTTCGACAAGGTGATGGGCTACATCGACCTGGCGAAGCAGGAGGGCGGGCGCGTGCTCGCGGGTGGCAAGCGCGCGAGCCTGACGGGCCGCTGCCGCGAGGGCTGGTTCGTGGAGCCCACGCTCATCGAGGGCCTGGACGCGGGCTGCCGCACCAATCAGGAGGAGATTTTCGGCCCGGTGGCCACGCTCATCCCGTTCGACACCGAGGACGAGGTGCTCGCGTGGGCGAACTCGACCAAGTACGGCCTGGCGGCGAGCGTGTGGACGCGGGATTTGAAGCGGGCGCACCGCTTCGCCTCGCGACTGCACAGCGGCATCGTCTGGGTGAACTGCTGGATGCTGCGCGATTTGCGCACGCCGTTCGGCGGGGTGAAGGACTCGGGGGTGGGGCGCGAGGGCGGCTGGGAGGCGCTGCGCTTCTTCACCGAGCCGAAGAACGTGTGCATCAAGCTGTGACGCGCTGGACGGAGACGCGACGTGAGCACCAGTGAGCGAGTCGATTCCCAGAAGGCCCCGGAGCCAGTGGGCCTGTATCCCCACGCACGGCGTGTGGGCAACTTGTTGTTCCTGTCGGGCGTGGGCCCGCGCGAGCGCGGGACGAAGAAGATTCCCGGCGTGGAGCTGGACGCCGAGGGCAACATCACCTCGTACGACATCGAGGCCCAGTGCCACTCGGTGTTCCGCAACGTCCGTTACATCCTCGAGGACGCGGGCTCCTCCTGGGACAAGCTGGTGGACGTCACGGTGTACCTGACGGACATGAAGAAGGACTTCCCCACGTACAACCGCCTGTGGGCGGAGTACTTCAAGGACAACCCGCCGTGCAGGACGACGCTCGAAATCAACCGGCTGCCCACGCCGATTGCCATCGAGCTCAAGT
This genomic interval from Myxococcus guangdongensis contains the following:
- a CDS encoding cysteine dioxygenase, whose amino-acid sequence is MKSLLGWSLPEGPDAVPSLTWLVERLRDSRPDWGLLGSLVRFDDERYVRTTLAKTDACELLLVCWMPGQGSLVHDHGGSAGVSLLVQGSLDETRYDWAGDRLLPAVVERAHEGDLMIEQSDTIHRVHNSSRRGAVSLHLYAPPMEGMTPYDSQVVRAPRPVDVGAGRRRRPRAG
- a CDS encoding 2-keto-4-pentenoate hydratase, which codes for MTGTVNPAELARRLDDARLERREVPPLTNELPTLSVPDAYAIQEEGLKLRLAAGERLVGLKMGLTSEAKRRQMNLDSPVYGVLTDKMRVLAEGVVSLAQGIHPKIEPEIAFRTARELKGTVTRDEALDACESVFVAMEILDSRYRDFKYFSLPDVVADNASSSLFVLGTQEHPPRAMDLTRLEMKMFVNDALAHSARSDAISGDPVLSLVQLCELLAKRGQVLPAGSIVLAGAATVAHMFQPGDRVKLVVEGLGEVAVSAA
- a CDS encoding FAD/NAD(P)-binding protein; this translates as MAIVGGGASGTLLAIHLLKQARAPLRVLLLERGRSVGQGLAYSTRSQRHLLNVPAARMGAFMEDPEHFLRAVRRQAPDTAPGDFVPRQRYGQYLAEVLEETRARAAAGVRLETRSAQVVSVREHGGLATLTTDDGAEHVARRAVLALGNASPADLRVEDGGLYASPHYHRSPWVHDALGGIGAGDAVLLIGTGLTMVDAVLSLEEQGHTGPLYALSRHGLLPHRHVRASSGTYDSPGIRDVLRALRREGLRPQDDSTAHPIPVRVRALLRVLRREVRRATDAGASWRAVVDALRPVTVPLWQRLSDVERRRFLRHLRSYWDVHRHRMAPGVADGLEQLMTQGRLTVRAARVRGFRLDDSGTVHARILPRGEGREEHLQVRHVVNCTGPEGTLTRHGHPLLKRLADEGRLRPDALGLGLDTDSHGALLDSNGHAGGLLYTLGPLRRGALWETTAVPEIRAQARGLADHLLGRLSHGLLPPRRSAG
- a CDS encoding sensor histidine kinase — translated: MTLRARVLLMSAVAQRRGTLRRAFLARQGMPSGPEASTTTSAREASEAGRRLEETVRERTAELEAANAKLSRSLEQLHATQAQLLFADRLIALGRIAAGVGHEINNPLAFILSNLEYIHQELQQKEQLPERERQEVLEALAETRDGAERIRLIVRDLQTLSRSEDVGSGPSDVGAVVRTAAKMAMHELRHRARLVVECDGVPPVQGNGARLGQVFLNLLLNAAQAIVPGQVELNEVRVVASEAMPGRVVAVEVRDTGCGISPEHRERIFDPFFTTKPLGVGTGLGLAVCHGIVTSLGGTLTLESAPGRGSIFRVTLPVAGAFAQPPRQLDAAL
- a CDS encoding SDR family NAD(P)-dependent oxidoreductase; translation: MSRKVALITGASAGLGEQFARRFARDGHDVILVARSAERLEALAATLQKEHGVTAHVLPADLTRPEAPEQLFAQVSERGLAVDFLVNNAGFGSAGPFLDQDVKREGEMVEVNCTALLKLTHLFARPMRERGRGRILNVASTAGFQPGPYMATYYATKAFVVSLSEALSYELKGTGVTVTCHCPGATHTEFAQRAGNDKTRLFQRTGVAKAPDVVEHAYAQMMRGSVLAIHGVLNGFAAFMVRLSPRAAVRAMVAGLNQQG
- a CDS encoding outer membrane beta-barrel protein; amino-acid sequence: MRYSWLFAAVLLPSSIALADDRGRHTHDGFYLRGQLGLGYTNSAAVGQGVDLALKGGAGTLNLELGFAPINNFIIYGKLFGTSTPNPDIEVDGTTIEGDEDDDVASNYAALGVGLAYYFMPANFYLSGAVVANQLSASYGGETEAQTDTGVGLHVGLGKEWWVSENWGVGIGAELALGRIRSGGNDDWNVTHFSLMFTATYN
- a CDS encoding GAF domain-containing sensor histidine kinase, which produces MPMEPVAPMSEGEARAAADADSRQLLSAATVEEALTVLVEVARRLTRAHQATVVLTPAPGRTRGASVTSLSRAYEVWGGYAVPSRGGPGRARRERRATTRAAEPRGRLAVTLPSEAGVLYLFDREVGDFTQEDEVALSRLARLAGLALESARLLLEEQQARTEAEDAEHRAAFLSDASRLLASSSLDPKVTLDTLARLSVPVMADWCFVDIIDEAGTVQRTSVAHADALDAPLALRVREFPPGPEGSAHPTTRVARHAESLLVDDIDDAWLHRVAVSDAHYQTMREVGFHGIMSVPLVARGRSLGALTFLAVRPSRHYSRADLDTAQDLARRAALFLDNARLYREARRSVLLRDEFLAVASHELKTPLTPLQLRLQWLRQQTRKDKPYLPTSMVLSQLDVVQRQVDKLSGLVHGLLEVSRMSSGRLSLHREDVDLEVLAREVMARLSLAASQAGSEVSLTTRGDVTGRWDRLRLEQVLTHLLANALKYGAGQPVRLALRDAGDDVVVRVEDAGIGIAREYQSHIFERFGRAVSERHYGGLGLGLYVTRQIVEAHGGTIQVSSEPEQGSHFEVTLPRREST